A genome region from Blautia coccoides includes the following:
- a CDS encoding ATP-grasp domain-containing protein, whose translation MQMRRKAALVLAGGLPQIRLIKELQNRSYYVILADYTEHPIAEPFADKFYRESTLDVEAIRKIAVKEQVEMIITCCTDQALETAARLSGELDLPCYIGADTGLAVTNKQYMKEIFEKNGIPTARHMTVNSMEFHCDLPYPLVVKPADCNSSKGVVKVLNDSQLKKAVGDALKLSRTGTAVIEEFIEGNEVSVDLFVCGKKAKIICCSFSEKIRDRQKFVIYKGQYPARLKDSVMKQIEDAAQKITDVFHLNNCPMLIQLLQKQDHIYIVEFSARTGGCVKYHMIEAASGIDVIKLTVDAFEGKEVDVRPSFYPGVVVNEFIYCSEGVFDHMENVGECLDNGLLEAAFVLKNPGVEFEHVESSADRIAAITFVADSYEEYVKKHNQAISRIKVISADGRDIMRHDLLPELD comes from the coding sequence ATGCAAATGAGACGTAAGGCTGCATTGGTTTTAGCAGGAGGTCTGCCGCAGATAAGGCTGATCAAAGAATTACAGAACAGGAGTTATTATGTGATCTTAGCCGATTATACAGAACATCCCATTGCAGAACCTTTTGCCGATAAATTTTACAGAGAGAGCACCTTAGACGTGGAGGCAATTCGGAAAATTGCTGTTAAAGAACAAGTGGAGATGATCATCACCTGCTGTACCGACCAGGCACTGGAGACTGCTGCAAGACTTTCCGGGGAGTTGGATCTGCCTTGTTATATTGGGGCAGATACAGGACTTGCTGTCACCAACAAACAGTATATGAAAGAAATATTTGAGAAAAACGGAATCCCTACGGCCAGACATATGACTGTAAATTCTATGGAGTTTCACTGTGATCTTCCGTATCCTCTTGTTGTCAAACCGGCTGACTGCAACAGTTCTAAAGGTGTTGTGAAAGTGCTGAATGATTCCCAATTAAAAAAAGCAGTGGGAGATGCGCTGAAATTAAGCAGAACCGGCACCGCAGTTATTGAAGAGTTTATAGAAGGAAATGAGGTCTCTGTGGATTTGTTTGTATGCGGTAAAAAGGCAAAAATAATCTGCTGTTCTTTCAGTGAGAAAATACGGGACAGGCAAAAGTTCGTTATCTATAAAGGTCAGTATCCGGCCAGGCTCAAGGATTCGGTCATGAAGCAGATTGAAGACGCAGCACAGAAAATTACCGATGTATTCCATCTGAACAATTGTCCCATGCTGATACAATTACTGCAAAAACAGGACCATATCTACATTGTAGAATTCAGCGCCAGAACAGGCGGATGTGTCAAGTATCATATGATAGAGGCGGCATCCGGTATAGATGTAATAAAACTGACGGTGGATGCCTTTGAAGGAAAAGAGGTGGATGTAAGGCCTTCTTTCTATCCGGGAGTTGTGGTAAATGAGTTCATTTACTGTAGTGAAGGCGTATTCGATCACATGGAAAATGTTGGGGAATGTCTGGATAACGGCCTGCTGGAAGCGGCTTTTGTATTGAAGAATCCGGGTGTGGAATTTGAGCATGTGGAGAGCAGCGCGGACAGGATCGCCGCCATTACTTTTGTTGCGGATTCCTATGAAGAATATGTAAAAAAACATAATCAGGCAATTTCAAGGATAAAGGTGATATCAGCCGATGGACGGGATATCATGAGGCACGATTTGCTGCCTGAACTGGATTAG
- a CDS encoding sugar transferase, which produces MVDINELSFSQKAEIADYIKRDNLTIVNHKLKPAEVKDSFYTRYGKRCIDIVFSLLALTVTAPINLVLAVITFFDVGCPVLFHQKRIGIEGRKFTIYKFRNMTNETDANGELLPPSQRVTKWGKIARKTSLDELLNFVSVLKGDMSIIGPRPLLDYYFERLSDRHKTIYKVRPGLECPTPQHVDHCLSWQERLDNYVWYAENCSFMLDVRLLFRMVAIALDRRSTSSRSQAKTGGLMGYDTDGNVIYTKAVPDRFVDEFLTTHGYKSIDEAVADRYSERNCA; this is translated from the coding sequence ATGGTAGATATCAATGAATTATCATTTTCCCAGAAAGCAGAGATCGCAGATTATATCAAACGGGATAATCTAACAATTGTAAACCATAAACTGAAGCCTGCTGAGGTGAAAGACTCCTTTTATACCCGCTATGGAAAACGATGTATAGATATTGTTTTTTCACTCCTGGCGCTTACTGTCACAGCGCCTATTAATTTAGTGCTTGCCGTGATCACTTTTTTTGATGTGGGATGTCCGGTTCTGTTCCATCAAAAGAGGATCGGTATAGAGGGCAGGAAGTTCACCATATACAAATTCAGAAATATGACAAATGAAACGGATGCGAATGGTGAACTTCTCCCACCCTCCCAGAGGGTGACAAAGTGGGGAAAAATTGCAAGAAAGACGTCCCTGGATGAACTGCTTAATTTTGTCTCTGTTTTAAAAGGCGATATGAGCATCATAGGTCCAAGGCCGCTGCTTGATTATTATTTTGAGCGTCTCAGCGACAGGCATAAAACCATATACAAAGTACGTCCGGGCCTTGAATGCCCTACTCCCCAGCATGTGGATCACTGTTTAAGCTGGCAGGAGCGGCTGGACAACTATGTATGGTATGCGGAAAACTGCAGCTTTATGCTGGATGTGAGATTATTATTCCGGATGGTGGCTATTGCTTTGGACCGCAGGAGTACGTCCAGCCGTTCCCAGGCAAAAACCGGTGGTCTGATGGGATATGACACGGATGGAAATGTGATTTACACAAAGGCTGTGCCGGATAGATTTGTGGACGAGTTTCTGACAACCCATGGATATAAAAGCATAGATGAGGCAGTTGCAGACAGATACAGCGAAAGGAATTGTGCATGA